The sequence tgttggatgtggttgttccttcttggtggtatgctgacattaccctggataccgtggccttgatacatcacaaagacttgctagACATGCATGTCCAATTTGTCCatccctgctaattgaacctttacactttACACCAGCCACCAGGCTGGTCTAAAAACCAACCCCTGTACGATGCAATACGTACAATAATTTGGCAACTTTGATAACTGCGCTGTACCAGGCTtgtgcctcacacacacacacatatacatagaaAAAGAAGCAGTAGCAGTCCCAGCAGCTCTTTCCAGTGTCATTTAAATTCCATTCCTGTTAAGTAAGGGAAGGGAGAGCAGGTACAATGACGTGAGAGGACAGTGTACAGAGGGATAGGTGGGCGTGGGAGCCGCAACAGCAACAGGTTCTTCacaggaagaaaaaataaaaaaatctacttGTGTAACTGCAGCCAGCCTGTACATGTCCCTGTGCTGCGACTGCCTTCATTCCTAACCTGCGTGAATACTCCACAGCGCTGAAGCTCGGGCTGGGGAGGGCTTTAGCAAAGCTCACAGCACGCAGGAAATCAGCACAGACAGACAATGACACAGAGATTAGTAATCGTTTAACCCTCGCCTGCCTTTCTCAAAGCTCGTATGGGGTCACATGGTGAGCACAGGACACTGTGTGGCCACCATTTATCACTTACACCATCCACACAGCAGGAGTGAGACATGTTAAGATtccagaagagaaagaaaaagagcaaaagctgtagatttgtttgttttatacagGATTTACAGGAATTCTGAGATCCATCAGAGGACAAACAAAAAACTCGGACCcaacaggtctggaaaaaaattaaaaaagaaaaaaattaaaaaagaaagaaggcaaAAATCCTCCACCTGCTcctgcacactctctctctctctctctctctctctctctcagagacacGCCTTCTATTCAGACCTCACCTTAGTAACTGTCACACAATAGAGTCAGCCGTCACACCTGACTCCGGACCTCACCGCTTCCAATCTACCAGGAGGACTATGAACTGTGGAGACACTGTACACTGAGTATAAAGGGCGCGGTAAAAAAGCAATTTCCATTATCAAGGTAAGAACGTCCATTATTGTTGCTTTTAAGAATACttaccttttattttcttttttttaatgatcaaaAAATTGTTAAGAGGATGGGGAGCAGCTGACAGGCAAAAAGAGtgaatgaaaaagagaaaaaaaaggagaataaATGACGAGTGTCTATGGGAACGCTTACTTTTCAGAAAATCCAAAATATTCAGCACAAACGTCTGCCATGTTTCAACAGTGGTACTTTCAAGTTTTGCTATTATGAGACGATAAACCACACAAAATTATTCCATCTGAAGACCAAGTGTAACCCAGTTTCGTAGAATTGAAGTCTTTTTAACAGCAGTAAATCCAGAGAACAATAGATTGCATTGCATCTTCTACAACAATACTTACTTTTTCTTTGTTAAGTCAACGAGTgcgttcttattatttttttggacatGTTCTTCATGATCCGCAATGGAGTTTTATTAATAATCCAATCTGTTCAATgtctttacataaataaaaactattattattattatatagtgttTACATTAGTATATCAATAATCTGGATTTATGCTTTGCACACAGTCACTACCCAGCAAACTagggggtgggaatcacagggcaacTCTCGATCTGATATTTTTATGAAACATTGCCCATAACGATAATGATactcacacacagctctggatcaagaggaagatggatgatcacaagccatcaaaccaccaaactgaactgcttgaattgatttttacaccaggagtaaagcagcataaagttatccaaaagcagtgtgtaagactggtggaggaggagaacatgatgccaagatgcatgaaaaaactgattaaaaaccaccaaaaaaaaacaccataaaaataTATGATTAGTTGACAATAAAATTTGAGGtcgacaattttaaataattgacattgtcaattatatcgacaaatcgttgcagccctacagaTCACTATTCCAAGATTCTGTTCAGGTCTTGTTGAGACAAAGCAAACCCAACTTAACTGATATAAAAACTGTGGGCAAAATCAGAGATTACAGATAACTTGTCCAACAAAAGACATCCAAAAATTCCCTTCCAAAAATACTCAGCTATGGTTTTGGTATCACTTCCTGGGAAAAGATATTCACAGTTAAACgactctctttctgttttctgttgtcTCAGACTTTATAGCCAAACAAGCCTGGTCCTGTAATCAGAAACACCTCAGGTACCTGCTGTTCAGGTTTCAGCTTCGTCTGTCACGATCACAAGTGCGAAAAAGGGGGAAAAGACCTGGCAACACAAACCTGAGGCTGAAGGTAggattgttttatatatatatatatatttatttatttatttatttattttaaatagtgaTTTTTAGCCTAATACTGATCTGtcccttttattattttatcagtcaTTTCTTATCAGTGAccttctcatatatatatatatatatatatatatatatatatatatatatatatatatatatatatatgcatatttttcatatttttgcaaAGAAAAAAGGTATTGTTAAATTTGTGCCTTCATTAATTTGGATTTGGGAGATGAGCACTTCCTTAAAACTTCCTTAAACTCCTCCATTCCTCTCCCTCCATTCTTCTTCTTACATGCTTGTAAAGGAATGCTGTAAGGTCCACGCTCCCTCGTCTCCCGCTGCTGCTAAAGTGCTGATAAAAACCTTTATTGCCAACAAAACATGTTTTCTCTCGTGCCGTACGCATTCGCTGCGTGAGTGTTTTGAGTCACGAAAGCGGATCTAATGCGCCTGCAGGACCTGCAGGAGGCCGGCCGTATAAAACTGCCCACTGCCCAAAGAGTGCCAGGCTCATTTGTGTCGCTAAATTGCTTacaaaagctgatttttttttttaaaagacatttaaccctcctgttatgtccatttgtcaggaacagcaatggtgttccagggttaATTTACGAGGTGCATCTTTAAATATCCAAAAGAtgatctgaaacaaaaaaaataaaaaataggactTTTCTTGTTGAGTGAACACAATATTATACTGGCAATATTGAAGTCAGCAAGAATTATTGAGGATATGTTtaaaatccacacagatttctcccttaaacactgtttatttggatgagtaaaacgCCTCAAagcgtttattaacagtaagcttagatttccagatttccactaaagctgcatcattagcattagcagctaacagctagcagtaatgctaatgctgctccaacagtgctagccagagttaacagcaggctaccggccagtaatactcacctctgaacagccaaagagctagtgcttagtgcgattagcggctaatgctaatactgctggagaactaaacttaaactcttttttaacaggtaatgcttcaattaaaataaatacatgttcaaactaaTTAACTACTACTAAATGAGTCTGAGTCAACTAACCagcctgcttgctagcttccatgctgcagcaccgctcgcTCGCTATTGTGTATTGAAAACCTGTGACACACTTCACAGTCCATATAGGAACATACTGACCGAAgtgctgctgacaagagctgccagtgctttaactgagcaagtttccttaatatctaataAAACATCcagatcattttatcatttattactgAAAATTTTAtccttattggtcctttaaaaattaaagaaaacaattaTTAAATCTAGATATCAAtttgattatttcatttttttctaaacCCTTTATTTGTTTCTAACAATCTCTTTCAGATTAAATCTCTCCATGATGTACAGACTCTGATAAAGACTCTtcgattttatatattttcataaatTGTGGACTAAATTCTTCATCATGCCACTAAGAACAACATTTGAAGGAAAGTCTCCATCAGGAAGATGGCCGAGGCGAATATCAAAGCGTAAGGTTCTATCTGTGAATATGATCAGTCTTCCCCTGGCAGATTTCCGTCACCTCGCTCACATCGGCTCAGACGCTCACAGAGACAGTTTCGGGGATCTCTCCTTCCTGAAGAAGGGTCACGGTCTCCTCCGTCAGAGCTCTCAGAGTGAGCAGAACCTCTTTATGGCCTGTGCTCCTCCTCCAAAACCCCCCCGCCTCAACCTGGAGGAAACTGAGCCGGCAAACGGTACGAGTGAGCAATacgaatattaataataatacaatttctgTTTAATTTTACACTGATTAGCCTTTACATAATCACCACCTGCCTTACACTGAGTAGGTTCAGCCTGTTTAGAGTCAGACTGTCTCTGTGTCCGACTGAATGAGTCTGTgttggtctgtctctgtgtctgacaGTCTCTGTGTGCAACTGTCTCTGTGTCCAACTGAATGAGTCTCTATCTGAGTCTGTgttggtctgtctctgtgtccgATTTCCTCTGTGTCAAACTGAATGAAGCTGTGTCTGACTGAAGCTGTGTTGGCCTGTCTATGTGATGGTCTGTCTGTGTGTCAGCCTGTCTCTGTGTCCAACTGAATGAGTCTATGTCTGACACAGTTGGTCATAGAGACACCTGTGCGTCCGTCTGTGCATCTCTCTGTAAGgtagaaatgttttaattgttttacagtAACTGCACAACAGCCACCAGTAGCTAACTGATGTAATTCCCTGTTTATGCCTGtttatatgtgtaataattaCATCATAAAATAACTGTGATTATAAAAATTTGCCATATTATCCGTCCTCAGGCCACAGCGACCCTGACTGGGACTCGCAGCACCGGCCTTCAGTCCAGAGACGcaaaaaatgcagctctctgcCGCTCCTGGACactgaggaggctgaggaagaggaATACGAACTCCACGCTGAAGAAGCTGCAATGATCCGGAGCCCTGGACGAGGGAGCCTGAGCTCCGGCAGAGATTCTACTCAAACCAGCACAGAAGAAGCACAGCCAGAGGAGCCGGACACAGGTTTCTCCTTTAACCTGGACCTGGGACCCTCGATTCTGGATGACGTACTGCGGGTAATGGAGAGAATCAACCAGTAAAGGATAAACTCTGAACATGAACAGTGCCTCTGTGAGAGGAATTAAAGAATACTCAGAGGAATAGTAACTAAAGGACCATCATTGGCTTTggattctttctttatttttcctttcaaACCCTGTTTGAAGAATGGTGAATTCTGGGAAATGTCTAGGATGAAGACTTTGCTTGGACAACAATGGATCTCAATGATTTTAACCTTCTTTTTGTTGCATTTCAATGGATATTTAACCTCTACAAGACTATTCAACAGTACATCTTAACTCAGGGGTCGGCCAGATGTGGctcgcaagcatgaaacatctggcctgtgaggttgtttgaactataatgaacaataaccAAAAAACTAAATAcgataaaaagcttctctggggagctttagtttacattcctcccctgtctacccgttctcgggctccctatctccttataagggcgttttttcccagccgtgtcccaattcactagcctggGGCAgaggtagtgtattggagcgtgaccctgatgacacgggttcaatcccgcgtgaggagcggtgtgtatatatatttattcatttttttctttcttcttgggttctcctgctttgagatcaactgttctgcaattgggttcaacaaccctctgggctggagagctactagtctgtagcacttaatcccattacactttttacattttccaaaacatatttttattttttgtggcccaccGCCCAAcctaattgctgacccctgtttTAGCTTATTTAGCTTATTGCTACCTGTGTTGGGAAGTAtttgaaatatgtttttgtcAAGCTACttccttttaaagacaacatcAGGACTCAGTTACACTCCTGTAAAACGTTCTGTAGTTTATAAGGACTCTTTACAagcagagaaaagaagaagagataAGAGGAGATAAGACACGTCTGCAAATAAAGCTAAGAAAGTTCCAGAATGTAGTTAATAAGTAAGCAGCTCACTAAGCTGTAATTTTATGTATTACTAAAGAAGCAGGATAGACATTTTTGTAATCATCTCAGGATTTATACTTTTATAAAGAATCTGCTGGACTTGTGGCTGGTGTTTCTTGTAGtatgttattattttatcatgttaatgttttttttttctttgttttagatcaaaaaagtaaaaaacaaaaaagtagagATCAGGGTTGCACCATATATATCATTTCAGTGGGTTTGCAATGAGGGCATATGCAACAATAAGATCGTAAGACAAGCAATGTCATTTAAGACCAATTGAATtaaattttctaaataaaaattacatttttttcattttctatgaCCAGATTCAAATTacataaggaacaggggtgtcgccattattttttaaatctaattcagcaggtcttttaCTGGGTGGCTATGTCTgtaaagttaagttaagtaaacaaaactgtaactcttaataaaaaaaaaaaaaaatatatatatatatatattcacagagatctctagatttccagatttccactaaggctgggtgtagcagcattagcgttagcattagctgttgccactgttagcagctaatgccacaagagagcgctacactgaggaaccctgaatgttctggGTTACAACTCGGGTGCTAACCCACAttaccaccagaactgtccgtcgagacaataaattattgtggtctaaaaccaggtgtttcagtttcattgtccaacccctgtatgataTTATAAGTTGTTGATTTCTCTACCAGTGAAGTCTCTTTCCCAACTGCACTCCAGCAAACTCTCAGGAAGGCCCCCAATGGTGCTCCGATGGTCTTACGCAATGGTGCACGCTCTGCCTTCAGTACCGAGTGGACGGAACCAGATCCAGGTTGCGTGTTCATATTAACTGCTGCTATTTTTATAGCTGTAAACCTCTGTTTTCTCGACGGTGGCGTGAGCAGTGATGTGGGGAAATGCGATACTTCCACATATGCGGGACGCTGGGCCCGGCTGTGGGGCCGTGCATTATAGCAGCGCTCCTCGTGATGCGAGTTTAAACACTACCTGCTGAATAAACAGGGCCCCACGCCATCACTGATCCACCAGGGGCCCGCGCCGCCACGGGGGGCCATCAGGAACCAAGAGGGGGCTGCCCAATTTACACTACGCTCCCATTCTTCTGGAggcgctaggggtgggcgatatagccctaaaatataatcacgatatttcatggtatttttgtgataatcgatactcttggcgatatgacaaaacactgaataaaaaaagttatttcaaCAATTTAAACTAccgatatggtacacccctaactgagatatttaaaaaaatacaataattttatcagatttgtaacagaagtcaatgatccagaaactaatgtcatgatactaataataataataatgcacttcaaatatctccatatatccaggattaaaataaaataaatgatactgcacagatataatgtgtccctagtagatatataatgggaaatgagaacagtgtgtatttttcttttgctaaaaacaataaaagaaaaaaagtagaaccctgatgtgataattaggggtgggtgatatggcaccatatttcagggtataatataatagttcaccatatttttaaatgttggcgatatttaGGTacactaaacacattttttttatttttgttataataaaagctattttattctatttctatatttcattctaaatattttaagaccttattgtatttttttttatactttttttaaggAGTTAATTATCCCCATGCAAATAACCACATATATCTTCTGGGAGTAATCAATCATTTGTCTgatattatatcatttattttattttaagcttctttataaataaagaaatgtaagtgtaaataaagaactgttttatgtttatagtttttttatgtttaaaatagtttaaaatggtTATAGTAAATAGAAAACATCCAGTTTGATATAGGATATTTACAGATATATagataattattagggctgtcaacattaaagcgctaacaaatgcgattaatgttgttgtttttttaaacacaaataaattacggcaccaagtttgaccccaagtttgctccatgctgtttacacactgagtgtGGTATtgtgcagcgctcactgctcGCAGCATtgcgtcccattgaaaacacggTTTTAATGCGTGGCGACAAATTTATCTTTTTTCTTGCTCcagcgccagacagctctgaccaatcagaggtgacaatgtgctcatgtggtttaAAGATAAGCTAAgcaagcaaaactgtaattcaatcaagcactgtatgttaatctacacagatttctctcctgaaaattgtttatttgggtgagtaaagcgcttctgtttatttatagtaggCTTAGATTaccagatttccaataaggctgggtgcagcagcattagcattagaagctCACCACTAGCGCTAACCACTGTCACAACCGTACACCACACTACAGATTAGAAAGCACTACAGGTACAAGCAAGTCCACATCCTCACCGTTTCTTATCCAATAAGAGGACCAGATGCTTACTGGATACTTTGTGGCTCACAGTAGCGTCTATAAGACATAAGAGCACCTAATATGAAAGACAAGAGCTGAAGGCAGAAAGACAGTGATCTTTATCATGCTCTTACAGCACAATATCAAATCAGtggatgctgcatcagcaggtcCTGTCATCCGTCCAATCAAATTTCACCACTTTAATCAAATTCAGAACATATAAAGGCCACAGAGAGCCAGCCAGCACTTCCGATTCtttacagtaagcgtagatttCCACATTTTCTCAAAGGCTTACCAGTTTTtcttagcattagcggctaacagctaGCGCTAGCCACAGCCGCAATGCCCCAAGCCAGCGCTTTACTGGGGTACCCTAAGAGTTTTtgtagatttccagatttccactaaggctgggtgcccACAAAAAAGAACCCCACAAATTTTAGCATTTTGTTTGTTATAAAATAGAATACCCCCTATTTCcggaatttattttttatttattttttcttcataacaagtatAGAAATAAATTGCTAGCAGTTTTTCTCTTTACATggctagctaggctagctaacattcctgttccaccttaaaggcGCAGCAgacggcagaggctgcagcatttggGTAAGgtataatggaaaaaataaaaataaaataaaataaaagcttataagAGAATAAAGTATggctgaagacatacaataaagctcTGAACTTTAGCGTTACACTGCTATAGGTTATATATCTGTATTGGGTGCTTGAAGGCTGCTAAAATTTTAACAGGGAGGATTTTATCCATTCTCCTTCCCAAATCTGTTCCAAGGGGaattaaaaaaactcaaaaacaaggggtagggctaCAAAAGAGAAACAAGATTTGGCCTAAGTCACTCCACAACAGTatggcacaactacccaccaagtttcattcatGTTGTTTGATTTCTTGAATGTGCAGCCTTTTTTTTATGATAAGGGTACATGAGAACCACAACGAAACTCTGCTCAAAAAGCTTCATATCCACATTTCCAAATGTGCCGCACAAATAGCATGgcaatctacaggggttggacaatgaaactgaaacacctggttttagagcacaataatttattgtggtgacggacagttctggtggaaacaggagagttgaggtgcacattgaattctgcgtgatttgatcagccgtggttttatggagttttttggatacaatccgggttagcacccccttgaacatccctttcagacagcttcctcttacagcgtccacagttaatcctgttggatgtggttggtccttcttggtggtatgctgacattaccctggataccgtggctcttgatgcatcacaaagacttgctgtcttggtcacagatgctccagcaagacgtgcaccaacaatttgtcctcttttgaactctggtatgtctcccataatgctgtgtgcattgcaatattttgagtaaaagccctgaatataaaaacaacaatgaGCAGCACTAAAAGAAAGGCTGGCCTCATATCATGATCATGACAACAGGTTTCTCTGATGGTGAACTCACGCGAAGAAGAGCAAGCGCTCAAATCTCACACAGCTGATGTGAGAAGAAAGAGACAGTAATTGGAAGACAAATTATCTTGGTTCTGTGCAACAAGCCAGACGTTCTAATCTGCGAGGAACCCCGACCACATCTGGTTGCACTTTCTCTCCAGAATTCCACTCTGCTATCACCCTGAATACCAGAAACCTGCACGATcccacacaaacattaaaaaaatatacatttcttcTCATTAAATTCACATAACTTTCGGCAAAATATTGTTTTGACACATGAGGCATTCCGTTCATACCTTTGATTGTAGCTGGCAGTGGAAGCCAACACTACTGAAAACATGCAACCTTATTTCATAagggttttttctttcttttctttctctgtgtgCAAATTACCTCTTCTAAATCTGATACCACTTAGGGAGTTCTGGGCTGCGTCAAATCACATTTCAGTTACACTAACTCACGACTGTAGACTAACTCGCACAATCTCGCATCTCATTTTTGCACCATTCAGGGCCTCAAACTGCAATCCGCTTGACCCTAATAATGAAAAATTATACAGTTATCGGTACACAGACATGAACGAATAACGCGCAAGGAAACATACTGCAACTAAATCCCCCCCTCACTAAAAACCACAACGCAACATTAACTGATTAAACGTCAATGCCAATCGTCCAATCTGCTACACGAGTCCTTCCCCAGCGTTCAGGCCCTTCCAAGAAGCCTGATTCGTTTTAGATGGTCGTCGAGGGAAAGCGGAGCAAACTGTTCCTGCCAACACCATAACAGGGCCCAAACCAGACACGGCACGCATTTATTTTGAGGAAAGAATGTACTCGAGGCCTATAGATATGGCTGAAAAAGGAAAAGTCTCAAAATAGCAGATACATCTGGTTCATGTTGTGTCTGGCGGGAGCCGTGATGCGTTTGACAGGGAGGAAAAACAGGAAAGTTTCGAAATGCTCCAAGTTAAAACTTTTTACCTTTATATAGCgctgacaaaaacacacagacacgagacacTCCAGCATTCCAAACTACTTCCTACCATTCCCAAATTCCCAATCATTTCATTTGGGATCGTTTGTTCCTAGTCAGCATATTTTAGgacaaaaaaatctggaaaaaataatagagcacctaaaaattatgagtttcttggattttaccaaattgtaaacctctggaatataatcaagaggaagatggatgatcacaaaccatcaaaccaccaaactgaactgcttgaatttttgcaccaggagtaaagcagcataaagttatccaaaagcagtgtgtaagactggtggaggagaacatgatgccaaaatgcatgaaaaaactgtgattaaaaaccatcaaaaccaccaaatattgatttctgaactcttaaacttcttctctgcattatttgaggtctgtaagctctgcatcttttttgttatctcagccattatttattttctgcaaataaatgctctaaacaacaatatttttatttggaatttgggagaaatgttgtctgtagtttatagaataaaacaacaatgttcattttactcaaacataaacctataaatagcaaaatcagaggaactgattcagaaactgaagtgctctcttcattttgtccagagctgtagatgaatCCACTGTGATAAAATCCAAAAATGAGTCAGTAGTCACATATTTCTTGGCCCTCCTCGTTTCAAAAACCATTAATTTACGAGAATTCATGATGCAGCTGCAACACATTCCGAAAAACGAGAAGGTGAAACTAAATCCCTTCCAAATTACGAGGATTTATTACGTGACCAGTGGTTTGGGAAAAGCCCATTTATTCTATCACTGCTTTTGCAAGACAGACAACTCAAGAGAGGGAGCCAAAGtaaatctcagtttcagcagataGGAAGGACAGGCAGTGGGATCTTAGAAGCTTAAATCAAACCTGACTGaggtataataattaaaaatactgcCTACAAACCATAGGGCCACCCTAGAGCTGTGATCAAATGAGGATCAAATGAGTACAGGGGAATGCTACTAGTGTACACAATGTATTTCCCACCAAAAGACAAGTTACAGATTTATTTAGCTTCCAGgtgaattttcccaaaaatcatcagagctccttataatccggtgctcctta is a genomic window of Astyanax mexicanus isolate ESR-SI-001 chromosome 14, AstMex3_surface, whole genome shotgun sequence containing:
- the LOC103030988 gene encoding cdc42 effector protein 3-like; this translates as MPLRTTFEGKSPSGRWPRRISKRKVLSVNMISLPLADFRHLAHIGSDAHRDSFGDLSFLKKGHGLLRQSSQSEQNLFMACAPPPKPPRLNLEETEPANGHSDPDWDSQHRPSVQRRKKCSSLPLLDTEEAEEEEYELHAEEAAMIRSPGRGSLSSGRDSTQTSTEEAQPEEPDTGFSFNLDLGPSILDDVLRVMERINQ